One segment of Streptomyces sp. XD-27 DNA contains the following:
- the abc-f gene encoding ribosomal protection-like ABC-F family protein — protein sequence MPTQISLRGVTVSRGDRLLLDDASFSVRPGDRIGVVGENGAGKSTLLRLLAGAELPDEGTAVTVADGGAGHLAQTPQLAPDRLVRDAIDAALSELRSMERRLRELEPDLGDAPPEVLAEYGDLLTAFEARGGYDADARIDRALHGLGLAHIGRGRSLGSLSGGEQARLGLACLIAAAPEVMLLDEPTNHLDAAALSWLEDALRAHRGTVVAVSHDRVFLERVATAIVEVDADRRTLVRYGGGYAGFVAEKAAARRRWEQEYEQWCAETAALAEAATATAQRVAPGRARKDGNKMAYDRDKGRVQASVSSRVRNAQERLRRLTENPVPRPPEPLRFAARPAAGSAEGILIGLDGVRVGDRLAVDGLTVAAGERLLIHGGNGAGKSTLLKVMAGLVEPDRGDVVRRGRIGYLAQEIPVARPAERLLSAFGRGLPGTPQEQTELLLSYGLFRDRDLRVPVGALSAGQRRRLALARLLARPADVLLLDEPTNHLALGLVEELEQALERWAGALVLVSHDRLLRNRFTGRLCEIRDGRPVMEARHQGMGARHEVMGARRAAVAVPAP from the coding sequence ATGCCTACCCAGATCTCACTGCGCGGTGTGACCGTCTCCCGCGGAGACCGGCTGCTCCTGGACGACGCGTCCTTCTCCGTACGGCCCGGTGACCGGATCGGCGTCGTCGGAGAGAACGGCGCGGGCAAGTCCACCCTGCTGCGACTGCTGGCGGGTGCAGAGCTCCCCGACGAGGGGACGGCTGTCACGGTCGCCGACGGCGGAGCGGGCCATCTCGCCCAGACGCCTCAACTCGCTCCGGACCGCTTGGTACGGGACGCCATCGACGCGGCCCTGTCCGAGCTGCGCAGCATGGAGCGCAGGCTGCGCGAGCTGGAACCGGACCTCGGTGACGCGCCCCCCGAGGTCCTCGCCGAATACGGCGACCTGCTCACCGCCTTCGAGGCACGCGGCGGCTATGACGCGGACGCCCGGATCGACAGAGCGCTGCACGGACTCGGGCTGGCGCACATCGGCCGCGGACGGTCGCTGGGCAGCCTCTCCGGTGGCGAGCAGGCCCGGCTGGGCCTGGCCTGCCTGATCGCCGCGGCCCCGGAGGTGATGCTGCTGGACGAACCCACGAACCACCTCGACGCCGCGGCGCTCAGCTGGCTGGAAGACGCCCTGCGCGCCCACCGCGGCACCGTCGTCGCCGTCTCCCACGACCGGGTGTTCCTGGAGCGCGTGGCCACCGCCATCGTCGAGGTGGACGCCGACCGCCGCACCCTCGTCCGCTACGGCGGCGGGTACGCGGGCTTCGTCGCCGAGAAGGCCGCCGCCCGCCGGCGCTGGGAGCAGGAGTACGAGCAGTGGTGCGCCGAGACCGCCGCGCTGGCCGAGGCCGCCACCGCCACCGCCCAGCGCGTGGCGCCCGGCCGGGCCAGGAAGGACGGCAACAAGATGGCCTACGACCGGGACAAGGGCCGCGTCCAGGCATCGGTCTCCAGCCGCGTGCGCAACGCCCAGGAGCGGCTGCGACGGCTCACCGAGAACCCGGTGCCCCGGCCGCCGGAGCCGCTGCGCTTCGCGGCACGGCCCGCCGCCGGCAGCGCGGAAGGGATCCTCATCGGCCTCGACGGGGTGCGGGTCGGGGACCGACTGGCCGTCGACGGGCTCACCGTCGCCGCGGGCGAGCGCCTCCTGATCCACGGCGGGAACGGCGCGGGCAAGTCCACCCTGCTGAAGGTCATGGCCGGGCTCGTGGAGCCGGACCGGGGCGACGTCGTGCGCCGCGGCCGGATCGGCTACCTCGCACAGGAGATCCCGGTGGCCCGTCCGGCGGAACGGCTGCTGTCCGCGTTCGGCCGCGGACTGCCCGGAACACCGCAGGAGCAGACCGAACTCCTCCTCTCGTACGGTCTCTTCCGTGACCGGGACCTACGGGTGCCGGTCGGAGCGCTGTCGGCGGGACAGCGCCGCCGACTGGCCCTCGCCCGGCTGCTGGCCCGCCCCGCGGACGTGCTGCTCCTGGACGAGCCGACCAACCACCTGGCCCTGGGACTGGTCGAAGAGCTCGAACAGGCGCTGGAGCGGTGGGCCGGAGCGCTGGTCCTGGTCTCCCACGACCGGCTGCTGCGCAACAGGTTCACCGGCCGCCTGTGCGAGATACGGGACGGCCGCCCGGTCATGGAGGCTCGGCACCAGGGCATGGGGGCTCGGCACGAGGTCATGGGGGCTCGGCGCGCGGCCGTGGCGGTGCCCGCCCCCTAG
- a CDS encoding TetR/AcrR family transcriptional regulator — translation MPKQIDHQERRRLIAEAVCRLADTRGLEGVTLRDVAAQAGVSMGAVQRCFRTKEEMLGFALGHIGERIAARTRARIAESPAPSARTALAHTVTEISLLDEQHRAEARVWLAFVAQAAVSPGLAQIIQLNYTALHGMFCRLIAEATGTPHAEREADALLALSDGLTTHVLIGHLAPQAAHDALGAHIARLLGEAAEHPA, via the coding sequence ATGCCGAAGCAGATCGATCACCAGGAGAGGCGTCGCCTCATCGCGGAGGCGGTGTGCCGGCTCGCCGACACCCGCGGCCTGGAAGGCGTGACCCTGCGCGATGTGGCGGCGCAGGCCGGGGTGTCCATGGGCGCCGTACAGCGCTGTTTTCGCACCAAGGAGGAAATGCTCGGCTTCGCCCTGGGGCACATCGGCGAGCGCATCGCCGCGCGCACCCGCGCCCGCATCGCCGAGTCACCGGCTCCGTCGGCCCGTACGGCCCTCGCCCATACGGTCACCGAGATCTCGCTGCTGGACGAGCAGCACCGGGCCGAAGCCCGGGTCTGGCTCGCCTTCGTCGCGCAGGCCGCCGTCTCCCCCGGTCTCGCCCAGATCATCCAGCTCAACTACACAGCACTGCACGGGATGTTCTGCCGGCTGATCGCGGAGGCCACCGGCACCCCGCACGCCGAGCGGGAGGCCGACGCCCTGCTCGCCCTCTCCGACGGGCTGACCACGCACGTACTGATCGGGCACCTGGCCCCGCAGGCCGCCCACGACGCCCTCGGCGCCCACATCGCCCGGCTCCTGGGAGAAGCGGCCGAGCACCCCGCATGA
- a CDS encoding histidine phosphatase family protein yields the protein MARPRRIVLIRHGESEGNVDDRVYEREPDHALGLTPTGRRQAERAGVRLRELFGDEAVSVYVSPYRRTHQTLRLLGLDPSRTRVREEPRLREQDWGNWQDREDIRRQKAYRDAYGHFFYRFAQGESGADVYDRVDAFLESLWRSFQDPAHPPNVLLVTHGLTMRLFCMRWLHWSVAEFESLSNPGNGETRALLLGRDGRYHLDRPFERWCTPEPYGPTG from the coding sequence ATGGCACGACCCCGGCGCATCGTTCTCATCCGGCACGGAGAATCGGAGGGCAATGTCGACGACAGGGTGTACGAGCGGGAGCCCGACCACGCGCTCGGACTGACCCCGACCGGGCGGCGGCAGGCGGAGCGGGCGGGCGTGAGGCTGCGCGAGCTGTTCGGGGACGAGGCGGTCTCGGTCTATGTCTCGCCGTACCGCCGCACCCACCAGACCCTGCGCCTGCTGGGCCTCGACCCGTCCCGGACCCGGGTCCGGGAGGAGCCGAGGCTGCGCGAACAGGACTGGGGGAACTGGCAGGACCGGGAGGACATCCGCAGGCAGAAGGCGTACCGCGACGCCTACGGGCACTTCTTCTACCGATTCGCACAAGGCGAGTCCGGTGCGGATGTCTACGACCGCGTGGACGCCTTCCTGGAGAGTCTGTGGCGCAGTTTCCAGGACCCGGCCCACCCGCCGAACGTCCTGCTGGTCACCCACGGCCTGACCATGCGGCTGTTCTGCATGCGCTGGCTGCACTGGTCGGTCGCGGAGTTCGAGTCGCTGTCCAACCCCGGGAACGGCGAGACGCGGGCGCTGCTGCTCGGCAGGGACGGCCGATACCACCTCGACCGGCCCTTCGAGCGCTGGTGCACACCCGAGCCATACGGCCCCACCGGCTAA
- a CDS encoding YdbC family protein produces the protein MLVKWIRCTVVDRRGFERGQRKWAGLLGEPGFRGQGGGWSQRRESVAHIFGFWESRAFYDSFMARSHDRLAAAQSGTYKDVRIRLFEHRFDVKVGFQPKFTDVDVLRVAHCRVHEDRVEHFTHVQEKVWNPAMAGSPGMLRGVFGEAPGNEFLVLSMWNSAAEHGKYRAERVERLALRAQTEADVAAIAGDVVSLESAWTV, from the coding sequence GTGCTGGTCAAGTGGATTCGCTGCACCGTGGTCGATCGCCGTGGCTTCGAGCGCGGGCAGCGGAAGTGGGCGGGATTGCTGGGCGAACCCGGGTTCCGGGGACAGGGCGGCGGCTGGAGCCAGCGGCGCGAGTCGGTGGCCCACATATTCGGCTTCTGGGAGAGCCGCGCGTTCTACGACTCCTTCATGGCGCGGTCGCACGATCGGCTGGCGGCCGCGCAGTCAGGGACGTACAAGGACGTGCGGATACGGCTCTTCGAGCACCGCTTCGACGTGAAGGTCGGCTTCCAGCCGAAGTTCACGGACGTGGACGTGCTGCGGGTCGCGCACTGCCGGGTCCACGAGGACCGGGTGGAGCACTTCACGCACGTACAGGAGAAGGTGTGGAACCCGGCGATGGCCGGGTCCCCGGGCATGCTGCGCGGGGTGTTCGGTGAGGCGCCGGGCAACGAGTTCCTCGTGCTGTCGATGTGGAACTCGGCCGCCGAGCACGGCAAGTACCGCGCGGAACGGGTGGAGCGGCTGGCGCTGCGCGCGCAGACCGAGGCGGACGTGGCCGCGATAGCCGGTGACGTGGTGAGCCTGGAGTCCGCCTGGACGGTGTGA
- the nrdR gene encoding transcriptional regulator NrdR: MHCPFCRHPDSRVVDSRTTDDGCSIRRRRQCPDCSRRFTTVETASLMVIKRSGVTEPFSRNKVISGVRKACQGRPVTEDALAQLGQRVEEAVRATGSAELSTHDVGLAILGPLKDLDLVAYLRFASVYQAFDSLEDFEAAVAELREQQRPPAPADRGSGADGAAGVPAPAVVAD; encoded by the coding sequence GTGCATTGCCCCTTCTGCAGGCACCCCGACAGTCGCGTCGTCGACAGCCGGACCACTGATGACGGCTGCTCGATCCGAAGGCGCCGCCAGTGTCCGGACTGCTCCCGGCGGTTCACGACCGTCGAGACCGCGTCACTGATGGTGATCAAGCGGAGCGGGGTCACCGAGCCCTTCAGTCGCAACAAGGTCATCTCCGGCGTGCGCAAGGCGTGCCAGGGTCGCCCGGTCACCGAGGACGCGCTGGCGCAGCTCGGCCAGCGGGTCGAGGAGGCCGTGCGCGCCACCGGAAGCGCCGAGCTGTCCACTCATGACGTGGGGCTCGCGATACTCGGTCCGCTCAAGGACCTCGACCTCGTCGCCTACCTGCGCTTCGCGTCGGTCTACCAGGCCTTCGACTCGCTGGAGGACTTCGAGGCGGCGGTCGCCGAGCTGCGTGAGCAGCAGCGGCCTCCCGCGCCCGCCGATCGCGGGTCCGGCGCCGACGGGGCGGCGGGAGTCCCCGCGCCTGCCGTCGTCGCCGACTGA
- a CDS encoding ADP-ribosylglycohydrolase family protein, with amino-acid sequence MNADRFARALASLRGLAVGDALGSQFLVPANFPSLARREAPPGPWHWTDDTEMACSVLAVLATHGRIDQDALARSFAEHHHADRGYGPAVNRMLRLIGEGGDWRELAAGLFNGQGSWGNGAAMRIAPLGAWYAGDAEQATHQAEISAYTTHQHREAVAGAMAVAAAAALVADPAGPRGPEELLDAVVALVPRSAVQAGLRRARDMLDYGDTGTVAAVLGCGRRTSAHDTVPFALWAAARHLGSFETALWTTAQAGGDIDTTCAIVGGVLAGGAAGAPPAAWLDRTEPLPDWLPRITG; translated from the coding sequence ATGAACGCTGACCGTTTCGCGCGTGCCCTCGCCAGCCTGCGGGGGCTGGCCGTGGGTGACGCCCTCGGCTCCCAGTTCCTCGTGCCCGCCAACTTCCCGTCCCTGGCCCGCCGCGAGGCGCCACCCGGGCCCTGGCACTGGACGGACGACACCGAGATGGCCTGCTCGGTGCTGGCCGTCCTGGCCACGCACGGCAGGATCGACCAGGACGCGCTGGCCCGGTCCTTCGCCGAGCACCATCACGCCGACCGCGGCTACGGCCCGGCGGTGAACCGGATGCTCCGGCTGATCGGGGAGGGCGGCGACTGGCGTGAGCTGGCGGCGGGCCTCTTCAACGGGCAGGGGTCCTGGGGCAACGGTGCCGCCATGCGGATCGCCCCGCTCGGCGCCTGGTACGCGGGCGACGCCGAGCAGGCCACCCACCAGGCGGAGATCTCCGCCTACACCACACATCAGCACCGGGAGGCGGTCGCCGGGGCGATGGCCGTCGCCGCCGCGGCAGCGTTGGTGGCCGACCCCGCGGGGCCCAGGGGCCCGGAGGAACTGCTGGACGCCGTGGTGGCGCTCGTACCGCGCAGCGCCGTGCAGGCCGGGCTGCGTCGGGCCCGCGACATGCTCGACTACGGGGACACGGGCACCGTCGCCGCGGTGCTCGGCTGCGGCCGCCGCACCAGCGCCCATGACACGGTGCCCTTCGCGCTGTGGGCGGCGGCCCGCCATCTCGGTTCGTTCGAGACGGCGCTCTGGACGACGGCGCAGGCGGGAGGGGACATCGACACCACCTGCGCCATCGTCGGCGGCGTACTCGCCGGCGGTGCGGCGGGCGCTCCGCCCGCCGCGTGGCTCGACCGCACCGAGCCGCTTCCGGACTGGCTCCCGCGGATCACCGGCTGA
- a CDS encoding TetR/AcrR family transcriptional regulator, translated as MARLIRLTQLELHLTAESRPPTPGTVRPGGRTARTRAAVRDAVLTGLAEHGYPGLTVEYVAEHSGVHKTTLYRRWGGVEDLVADALDLAGEDSWTPPDTGSLEGDLRALAREVVDTFGDPSAAAAPLAFVAAGFQSERAAQALRAFYTERFARCAAVVQRAVERGEAPADSDAGAVVRAVSAPLFFRAFVTREPLDTAVADQSATATLAAVRAGAYVTAEGSGLSGR; from the coding sequence ATGGCACGGCTCATCCGACTAACGCAACTGGAGTTGCACTTGACCGCGGAATCCCGCCCCCCGACGCCGGGCACCGTCCGCCCCGGCGGACGCACCGCCCGCACCCGCGCCGCCGTCCGCGACGCCGTCCTCACCGGCCTCGCCGAGCACGGCTACCCCGGACTGACCGTCGAGTACGTCGCGGAGCACTCCGGAGTCCACAAGACCACGCTGTACCGGCGCTGGGGCGGCGTCGAGGACCTCGTCGCCGACGCTCTCGACCTCGCGGGCGAGGACAGCTGGACGCCACCCGACACCGGGAGTCTCGAGGGTGATCTGCGGGCACTGGCCCGCGAGGTCGTCGACACCTTCGGCGACCCGTCTGCCGCTGCCGCTCCCCTGGCGTTCGTCGCGGCCGGCTTCCAGTCGGAGCGCGCCGCCCAGGCGCTGCGCGCCTTCTACACCGAGCGCTTCGCGCGCTGCGCGGCCGTCGTCCAGCGCGCGGTCGAACGCGGCGAGGCCCCGGCGGACAGCGACGCGGGGGCGGTCGTGCGGGCCGTGTCGGCGCCGCTGTTCTTCCGGGCGTTCGTCACCCGGGAACCACTCGACACCGCGGTCGCCGACCAGTCGGCGACCGCGACCCTGGCCGCCGTCCGCGCCGGGGCGTACGTCACCGCGGAGGGGTCCGGCCTCAGCGGCCGGTGA
- a CDS encoding vitamin B12-dependent ribonucleotide reductase, translating to MTETASGPARGSRSKGSKAGKGLRIERIHTTPGVHPYDEVVWERRDVVMTNWRDGSVNFEQRGVEFPDFWSVNAVNIVTSKYFRGAVGTPQRETGLKQLIDRIVKTYRKAGEDHRYFASPADAEIFEHELAYALLHQIFSFNSPVWFNVGTQQPQQVSACFILSVDDSMESILDWYKEEGMIFKGGSGAGLNLSRIRSSKELLSSGGNASGPVSFMRGADASAGTIKSGGATRRAAKMVVLDVDHPDIEDFIETKVKEEEKIRALRDAGFDMDLGGDDITSVQYQNANNSVRVNDEFMKAVESGGTFGLRARLSNEIIERVNAKALFRKMAEAAWACADPGIQYDDTINRWHTCPESGRITASNPCSEYMHLDNTSCNLASLNLMKFLKDDGEGHQSFDSERFAKVVELVITAMDISICFADFPTQKIGENTRAFRQLGIGYANLGALLMATGHAYDSDGGRALAGAITSLMTGTSYRRSAELAAVVGPYDGYARNAEPHKRVMKQHADANGEAVRMDDLDTPIWAAATEAWQDVLRLGEKHGFRNSQASVIAPTGTIGLAMSCDTTGLEPDLALVKFKKLVGGGSMQIVNGTVPQALRRLGYQPEQIEAIVAHIAEHGNVIDAPGLKHEHYEVFDCAMGERSISAMGHVRMMAAIQPWISGALSKTVNMPESATVEEVEEIYFEAWKMGVKALAIYRDNCKVGQPLSAKKKDKEAEITEKAEETIRGAVEKVVEYRPVRKRLPKGRPGITTSFTVGGAEGYMTANSYPDDGLGEVFLKMSKQGSTLAGMMDAFSIAVSVGLQYGVPLETYVSKFTNMRFEPAGMTDDPDVRMAQSIVDYIFRRLALDFLPFETRSALGIHSAEERQRHLETGSYEPAEEDVDVEGLAQSAPRQMEAPKAVAAVKPEPAAVPAPKQAHTSAELVEMQLGISADAPLCFSCGTKMQRAGSCYICEGCGSTSGCS from the coding sequence ATGACAGAGACGGCGAGCGGCCCCGCGCGAGGCTCCCGCTCCAAGGGAAGCAAGGCCGGCAAGGGCCTGCGTATCGAGCGTATCCACACCACCCCCGGCGTGCATCCGTACGACGAGGTGGTCTGGGAGCGCCGTGACGTCGTCATGACCAACTGGCGCGACGGCTCGGTCAACTTCGAGCAGCGTGGCGTCGAGTTCCCCGACTTCTGGTCGGTGAACGCGGTCAACATCGTCACGAGCAAGTACTTCCGCGGCGCGGTCGGCACCCCGCAGCGCGAGACCGGCCTGAAGCAGCTCATCGACCGCATCGTGAAGACCTACCGGAAGGCCGGCGAGGACCACCGGTACTTCGCCTCCCCGGCCGACGCGGAGATCTTCGAGCACGAGCTCGCCTACGCCCTCCTGCACCAGATCTTCAGCTTCAACTCGCCGGTGTGGTTCAACGTCGGCACCCAGCAGCCCCAGCAGGTCAGCGCCTGCTTCATCCTCTCCGTCGACGACTCCATGGAGTCGATCCTCGACTGGTACAAGGAGGAGGGGATGATCTTCAAGGGCGGCTCCGGCGCCGGCCTGAACCTCTCCCGGATCCGCTCCAGCAAGGAGCTGCTGTCCTCCGGCGGCAACGCCTCCGGTCCGGTCTCCTTCATGCGCGGTGCCGACGCCTCCGCCGGAACGATCAAGTCGGGCGGCGCGACCCGCCGGGCCGCCAAGATGGTCGTCCTCGACGTCGACCACCCCGACATCGAGGACTTCATCGAGACCAAGGTCAAGGAAGAGGAGAAGATCCGCGCCCTGCGGGACGCGGGCTTCGACATGGATCTGGGCGGGGACGACATCACCTCCGTCCAGTACCAGAACGCCAACAACTCGGTCCGCGTGAACGACGAGTTCATGAAGGCCGTCGAGTCCGGCGGGACGTTCGGGCTCCGCGCCCGCCTCAGCAACGAGATCATCGAGCGCGTCAATGCCAAGGCCCTCTTCCGCAAGATGGCCGAGGCCGCCTGGGCCTGCGCCGACCCCGGCATCCAGTACGACGACACCATCAACCGGTGGCACACCTGCCCGGAGTCCGGCCGGATCACCGCGTCGAACCCGTGCAGCGAGTACATGCACCTGGACAACACCTCGTGCAACCTCGCCTCGCTGAACCTGATGAAGTTCCTCAAGGACGACGGCGAGGGCCACCAGTCGTTCGACTCCGAGCGCTTCGCCAAGGTCGTCGAGCTGGTCATCACCGCGATGGACATCTCCATCTGCTTCGCCGACTTCCCCACCCAGAAGATCGGCGAGAACACCCGCGCCTTCCGTCAGCTGGGCATCGGCTACGCCAACCTCGGCGCCCTGCTGATGGCCACCGGCCACGCGTACGACAGCGACGGCGGCCGCGCGCTCGCCGGCGCCATCACCTCGCTGATGACCGGCACCTCGTACCGGCGCTCCGCGGAGCTGGCCGCGGTCGTCGGCCCGTACGACGGCTACGCCCGCAACGCCGAGCCGCACAAGCGCGTGATGAAGCAGCACGCCGACGCCAACGGCGAGGCCGTCCGCATGGACGACCTGGACACCCCGATCTGGGCCGCGGCCACCGAGGCATGGCAGGACGTGCTCCGCCTCGGCGAGAAGCACGGCTTCCGTAACTCCCAGGCCTCGGTCATCGCCCCGACCGGCACCATCGGTCTCGCGATGTCCTGCGACACCACCGGCCTGGAGCCCGACCTCGCCCTGGTCAAGTTCAAGAAGCTGGTCGGCGGCGGCTCCATGCAGATCGTCAACGGCACGGTCCCGCAGGCGCTGCGGCGCCTCGGCTACCAGCCGGAGCAGATCGAGGCGATCGTCGCCCACATCGCCGAACACGGCAACGTGATCGACGCCCCGGGCCTCAAGCACGAGCACTACGAGGTCTTCGACTGCGCGATGGGCGAGCGGTCCATCTCGGCGATGGGCCACGTGCGCATGATGGCCGCCATCCAGCCGTGGATCAGCGGCGCGCTCAGCAAGACGGTCAACATGCCGGAGAGCGCGACGGTCGAAGAGGTCGAGGAGATCTACTTCGAGGCGTGGAAGATGGGCGTCAAGGCGCTGGCCATCTACCGCGACAACTGCAAGGTCGGCCAGCCGCTCTCCGCGAAGAAGAAGGACAAGGAAGCGGAGATCACGGAGAAGGCCGAGGAGACCATCCGCGGGGCCGTCGAGAAGGTCGTCGAGTACCGTCCGGTCCGCAAGCGCCTCCCCAAGGGCCGGCCCGGCATCACCACCTCGTTCACGGTGGGCGGCGCCGAGGGCTACATGACCGCCAACTCCTACCCGGACGACGGCCTCGGCGAGGTCTTCCTCAAGATGTCCAAGCAGGGTTCGACCCTCGCGGGCATGATGGACGCCTTCTCCATCGCCGTCTCGGTCGGCCTCCAGTACGGCGTGCCGCTGGAGACCTACGTCTCGAAGTTCACCAACATGCGCTTCGAGCCGGCGGGCATGACGGACGACCCGGATGTGCGGATGGCGCAGTCGATCGTCGACTACATCTTCCGCCGCCTGGCGCTGGACTTCCTGCCGTTCGAGACCCGCTCGGCCCTCGGCATCCACTCGGCCGAGGAGCGCCAGCGCCACCTGGAGACCGGTTCGTACGAGCCGGCCGAGGAGGACGTGGACGTCGAGGGGCTGGCCCAGTCCGCTCCGCGCCAGATGGAGGCGCCGAAGGCCGTCGCGGCTGTGAAGCCGGAGCCCGCGGCCGTCCCGGCGCCGAAGCAGGCGCACACCTCGGCCGAGTTGGTCGAGATGCAGCTGGGCATCAGCGCTGACGCGCCGCTGTGCTTCTCCTGCGGTACGAAGATGCAGCGCGCCGGAAGCTGCTACATCTGCGAGGGCTGCGGCTCCACCAGCGGCTGCAGCTGA
- a CDS encoding ATP-dependent DNA helicase gives MTKPSLPELLHAAVSAVGGTERPGQVAMAEAVAEVIDDDSHLLVQAGTGTGKSLGYLVPALAHGERVVVATATLALQRQLVERDLPRTVDALHPLLRRRPQFAMLKGRSNYLCLHRLHEGVPQEDEDGLFDPFEAAAPTSKLGKDLLRMRDWADETETGDRDDLTPGVSDRAWSQVSVTSRECLGASKCAYGAECFAEAARERAKLADVVVTNHALLAIDAIEGAPVLPSHEVLIIDEAHELVSRVTGAATGELTPGQVNRAVRRCAKLVNEKAADALQTAAEGFERLMELALPGRIEEIPEDLGYALMALRDASRTVVSAIGATRDKSVQDEDAVRKQALAAVENIHAVAERIVQGSEYDVVWYERHDRFGASLRVAPLSVSGLLREKLFSERSVVLTSATLKLGGDFNGVAASLGLAPEGTGGEDSPDWKGIDVGSPFDYPKQGILYVAKHLAQPGREGSRGDMMDELAELVEAAGGRTLGLFSSMRAAQAAAEELRGRLDMPILLQGEETLGELIRAFAADDRTCLFGTLSLWQGVDVPGASCQLVVMDRIPFPRPDDPLMSARQKAVEEAGGNGFMAVAATHAALLMAQGAGRLVRASGDRGVVAVLDPRLDRARYGSFLRASMPDFWYTTDRNQVRRSLAAIDAAAKASD, from the coding sequence ATGACGAAGCCCTCCCTCCCCGAGCTCCTGCACGCCGCCGTCTCCGCCGTCGGGGGCACGGAGCGCCCCGGCCAGGTCGCCATGGCCGAAGCCGTCGCCGAGGTCATCGACGACGACTCCCATCTGCTCGTCCAGGCCGGCACCGGTACGGGCAAGTCCCTGGGCTATCTGGTGCCCGCCCTGGCGCACGGGGAGAGAGTCGTCGTCGCCACGGCGACGCTGGCGCTCCAGCGGCAGCTCGTCGAGCGCGACCTGCCGCGGACCGTCGACGCGCTGCATCCGCTGCTGCGCCGCCGCCCCCAGTTCGCCATGCTCAAGGGCCGGTCGAACTACCTGTGCCTGCACCGGCTGCACGAGGGGGTTCCGCAGGAGGACGAGGACGGGCTGTTCGATCCCTTCGAGGCCGCTGCCCCCACCAGCAAGCTGGGCAAGGACCTGCTGCGGATGCGGGACTGGGCGGACGAGACGGAGACCGGCGACCGGGACGACCTGACCCCCGGGGTCTCCGACCGCGCCTGGTCCCAGGTCTCCGTCACCTCGCGGGAGTGCCTGGGCGCCTCGAAGTGCGCCTACGGGGCCGAGTGCTTCGCCGAGGCCGCCCGGGAGCGGGCCAAGCTCGCCGACGTGGTGGTCACCAACCACGCCCTGCTGGCGATCGACGCGATCGAGGGCGCGCCGGTGCTGCCCAGCCACGAGGTGCTGATCATCGACGAGGCGCACGAGCTGGTCTCCCGCGTGACCGGGGCGGCCACCGGCGAACTCACCCCCGGGCAGGTCAACCGGGCGGTGCGCCGCTGCGCCAAGCTCGTGAACGAGAAGGCGGCCGACGCCCTGCAGACCGCCGCGGAGGGCTTCGAACGGCTCATGGAGCTGGCGCTGCCCGGCCGCATCGAGGAGATCCCGGAGGACCTGGGCTACGCCCTGATGGCCTTGCGGGACGCCTCTCGAACGGTCGTCTCGGCGATCGGCGCCACCCGCGACAAGTCGGTCCAGGACGAGGACGCCGTGCGCAAGCAGGCGCTGGCGGCCGTGGAGAACATCCACGCGGTGGCGGAGCGGATCGTGCAGGGCTCCGAGTACGACGTGGTGTGGTACGAGCGGCACGATAGGTTCGGCGCCTCGCTGCGCGTGGCTCCGCTCTCGGTCTCCGGCCTACTGCGCGAGAAGCTGTTCAGCGAGCGGTCCGTGGTGCTCACCTCGGCCACGCTCAAGCTCGGCGGCGACTTCAACGGCGTCGCGGCGTCCCTCGGCCTGGCGCCCGAGGGGACCGGCGGCGAGGACAGCCCGGACTGGAAGGGCATCGACGTCGGCTCGCCGTTCGACTATCCCAAGCAGGGGATCCTGTACGTCGCCAAGCACCTGGCCCAGCCCGGCCGGGAAGGCAGCCGCGGCGACATGATGGACGAGCTGGCCGAACTGGTGGAGGCGGCGGGCGGCCGCACCCTCGGTCTCTTCTCGTCGATGCGCGCCGCCCAGGCGGCGGCGGAGGAACTGCGCGGCAGGCTGGACATGCCGATCCTGCTCCAGGGCGAGGAGACCCTCGGCGAGCTGATCAGGGCGTTCGCCGCCGACGACCGCACCTGTCTGTTCGGCACCCTGTCGCTGTGGCAGGGCGTGGACGTCCCCGGGGCCAGCTGCCAGCTGGTGGTCATGGACCGTATCCCTTTCCCGCGCCCGGACGACCCGTTGATGAGCGCTCGGCAGAAGGCGGTCGAGGAGGCGGGTGGCAACGGCTTCATGGCGGTGGCCGCGACCCATGCGGCCCTGCTGATGGCCCAGGGCGCCGGCCGTCTGGTGCGGGCCTCGGGGGACCGCGGCGTGGTCGCGGTCCTGGACCCCCGGCTGGACCGCGCCCGGTACGGCAGCTTCCTGCGCGCCTCGATGCCGGACTTCTGGTACACAACGGACCGCAACCAGGTCCGCCGCTCCCTGGCCGCCATCGACGCGGCAGCCAAGGCGAGCGACTAA